The Bradyrhizobium sp. WSM471 genome includes the window TTTTTTGTTGGGCACGAGAGTGTGTTGTCAGGCGCGATTGCCTATCGCGCGCTCAAACGCCAAAATGCCGCGAATCCAAAAACTCGTCGGAGGACACCATGGGAACCGCCATCACCTTCAAGCGCCCGGACGGCAAGGACGCATCGGGCTATCTCGCCAATGCCGCGCGCGGCAACGCGCCGGGCGTGGTGGTCATCCAGGAATGGTGGGGTCTGTCGGACCAGATCAAGGGCCTGTGCGACCGCTTCGCGCTGGCCGGGTTCGATGCGCTGGCGCCCGATCTCTACAAGGGCAAGGTGGTGCCGTATCACGACACCGACGCCGCCGGCAAAGAGATGAACTCGCTCGACTTCATGGACGCCACCACGCAGACGGTGCGCGGCGCCACGCAATATCTGTCGCGCAACGGCGCCAAGGTGGGGCTAACAGGCTTCTGCCTCGGCGGCGCCGTCACCATCATCGGCTCGGTGCATGTGCCGGAGCTCGCCGCCGGCGTGGTGTTCTACGGCATCCCGCCCGAGCAGGCGGCCAAGCCCGCCGACGTCAAGATCCCGCTCCAGGCCCATTTCGCCAACAAGGACGATTGGTGCACGCCGGAACTGGTCAACGGCTTCGAAAAGGCCATGAAGGCCGCCGGCAAGTCGCTGGAGCTGTTCCGCTATGACGCCGAGCACGCTTTCGTCAACGAGCAACGCCAGGCCGTCCACGATCGCGAAGCCGCCGAGCTCGCCTGGGGCAGGGCGACGGAATTTTTCCGGAAGCATCTGGGGTAGGCTGTGCGGCGGCGCGCCGCGATCTGCGCTAGCGCCGCATCGCGTTTGAAAATCGATCACTGCAATCATAGAGTGCAGTCGCAGAGGTTTCCACCATGCGACTGCAGGAGAGCACGATGATTGTGGACGGCCGCTTGACCAAGGTTGTGGTGTCCCGCGAAGCGCTGGAGGCGGCTCGGGACCCCCAGAAGGCCCATTATCTCACTGGCGCTGTGGTCGACTATGTCAGCCGAATTCAGCATTTCGGCGTCTACACGAGAGGTGAACTCCCGGCCGTGGCCATACAGGCCTATCATGCCGACTTCTATCTCGCTCAGGTCTGCAACGGCGGTCACAGCCAGTTCATCGGCAACACAGGGCTCGCGATGCTCCCAACGACGTCCGGCGACGCACTCGCTGGATTGGAGGCGATGGGAGCGAGCGCGCAACACCAGATCTTGCAGGAGATGATCGCCTGGGTAGAGGCACATCCCGACGAGGCTGCGCTGCAGACCGGATTCGAAAACCGCGCCGCGGCGCTCAGCGCGCTTGATAAGCGCTTCTATGCGGTAGAACGAGAGCAACCAATGATACCGCTCGCGGCCCGATGGATCGCGAGCTGGCCCGAATTGCACGCCGTCGCGCAGGAGCAGTATGCTTCCGAAATCGAGCGGCTTGCGCAGCTTAACCCACATCTGTCCCACCGCCGGATCTGGCAAAGCGTTCGCCACATCAGCTTCCAGATGACTGACGATTTGCAGATCACGGTCGCGGCGGCCTGCGGGGCGGTGAGGCCTGACCCGGAGCTCAAGGTCATGGTGCTTCCAGGATTCGACACGGATGTGGAGGGGCAGCAATGCACGGCGTTCGGCGTAAGGACCAACAAGGGCTCGCGGCTATGCGTCTTTGACGAGGCGGGTGGACGACTTTATGAACTTGCGACGCCCCCTACGATAGTGGGCGCGCGGCTGTCGACTGTGGGGACTGACACGATCCAGAATTTCTTGAGAATTGCCGAGCAAAACCTTGCGGCCGAAGCGATCGACCTGCTGTTGCGGAAGTTAAGTCTGGATCCCGCCGCGGTGATCACGGCCTTGAGTGTGAGCGACGATCGAGCGAGTTGGTGTGCGGTCACAGGAGAGACCAGCGTTTTGGTCGAAACCTTTGGCGACCGCGCCCAGGTCATCGGATCTGACGGCGAGCTCGTGCTCACGGTCATGCGAGACGCAATCGAGCGTCATGCCGGCGACGCGGCCGTGGGGCGCGCCAGCCTGCAAGACCGGCGATAACGCTCGTTGCGATTTGCGCCATTTTGCCGGTCGAGCCTGCCCAGCGGCTCTTGACGTCGTTCCCGCGCCATGGTGAGTATCCGCCGATGAGCACCGCCGTCCGCCCAGCCCGTCTTTGGTGGCGCACCTCCTGAGAGGTGGCCGGTGCGATTTATTCTCCCAAAATCGTCTGAGGTCGCCCACGCAGTGCGGCGGCCTGATCGTTTGTCCTGTGTGGCGTTCCCTCGACAAGTTTCGTAAGAGGACCCCATGAACAGGACCGTCTTTGCCCTTCCGGCTCGAAGCGACTATGTGACCCGCGCGAGGCTTGCGGTCACGCGCGTGGCGGAGCAGTTTTCCGGCGGCGCCAACCGGCTCGACGATCTCGTCAACCTGCTCGACCGTCGCCGCGGCGTGGTGCTGTCGTCGGGTACGACCGTGCCCGGCCGTTACGAGAGTTTTGACCTCGGCTTCTCCGATCCGCCGCTCAAGCTCGAGACCACCGGCGTCAATTTCAAGCTGGAAGCGCTGAACGCGCGCGGGGAGGTCCTGATTTCCTTCCTGGCCGACGTCTTGCGCGAACCCTGCGTCGTGATCTCCGAGAAGACGCCCACGCGCCTTGCCGGTCATATCATCCGCGGCGACGCCCCGATCGACGAAGACCAGCGCACGCGGCGCGCCAGCGTGATGTCGCTGGTGCGCGATCTCGTCGCCGCTTTCTCCGCTAATGACGACGGGGTGCTGGGTCTGTTCGGCGCCTTCGCCTACGACCTCGTGTTCCAGATCGAGGATCTCGTACAGAAGCGCGCGCGCGAGAGCGACCAGCGCGACATCGTGCTCTACGTCCCCGACCGCCTGCTCGCCTATGACCGCGCCACGGGCCGCGGCGTCGTGCTCACTTACGATTTCGCCTGGAAGGGCAAGTCCACCGCGGGCCTGCCGCACGAGACTGCCGAGAGCCCGTATCTCAAGACACCGCGCCAGGGTTTTGCCGATCACGCGCCCGGCGAATATCAGGCTACGGTCGAGACCGCGCGCGCCGCCTTTGCGCGTGGCGATCTGTTCGAGGCGGTGCCGGGGCAGCTCTTCGCCGAGCCCTGCGACCGCTCGCCGGCGGAAGTGTTCCAGCGGCTCTGCGTCATCAACCCGTCGCCGTACGGCGCGCTGATGAATCTCGGCGAGGGCGAATTTCTCGTCTCGGCCTCACCGGAAATGTTCGTGCGCTCGGACGGACGCCGGGTCGAGACCTGCCCGATCTCGGGCACCATCGCGCGCGGTACCGATGCGATCGGCGATGCCGAGCAGATCCGCCAGCTCCTGAACTCAGAGAAGGACGAGTTCGAGCTCAACATGTGCACCGACGTGGACCGCAACGACAAGGCGCGCGTCTGCGTTCCCGGCACGATCAAGGTGCTGGCGCGCCGGCAGATCGAGACCTATTCAAAGCTCTTCCACACCGTCGACCATGTCGAAGGCATGCTGCGTCCCGGCTTCGATGCGCTCGATGCCTTCCTCACCCATGCCTGGGCCGTCACCGTCACCGGCGCACCAAAACTCTGGGCGATGCAGTTCGTCGAGGATCACGAGCGCTCGCCGCGTCGCTGGTATGCCGGCGCGATCGGGGCGGTGAATTTCGACGGCAGCATCAACACCGGCCTCACCATCCGCACCATCCGGATGAAGGAAGGCCTCGCGGAAGTGCGTGTCGGCGCCACCTGTTTGTTCGACTCCGATCCCGCCGCCGAGGACCGCGAATGCCAGGTCAAGGCCGCGGCCCTGTTCCAGGCGTTGCGCGGTGATCCGCCGAAGCCGCTGTCGGCCTTCGCGCCCGATGCCACCGGAAGCGGCAAGCGGGTGCTGCTGATCGACCATGACGACAGCTTTGTGCATATGCTGGCCGATTACTTCCGCCAGGTCGGTGCCGACGTCACCGTGGTCCGACATGTGCATGCGCTCGACATGCTCAAGCAGAAGCGATGGGATTTGCTGGTGCTGTCGCCCGGCCCCGGCAGGCCTGAGGATTTCGGGATCAAGAAGACCATCGACGCGGCGCTAGAGAACAAGCTGCCGGTGTTCGGCGTCTGTCTCGGCGTCCAGGCGATCGGCGAATATTTCGGCGGCGAGCTCGGGCAGCTCACGCATCCCGCCCACGGCCGGCCCTCGCGGGTGCAGGTGCGCGGCGGGCGGCTGATGCGCAATCTGCCGAACGAGATCATCATCGGCCGCTATCACTCGCTCTACGTCGAGCGCGACAGCATGCCGGAGGTGCTATCCGTCACCGCCAGCACCGAGGACGGCGTCGCCATGGCGCTGGAGCACAAGACCCTGCCGGTCGCCGGCGTGCAATTCCATCCGGAATCGCTGATGTCGCTCAGCGGCGAGGTGGGCTTACGAATTGTCGAGAACGCGTTCCGCCTGGATGCGCGCGCTGATTGAGAGGCACCATGACTTTTGACCACGATCTGAAGGCGAGCGTCCGCACCATCCCGGACTACCCGAAACCCGGGATCTTGTTCCGCGACATCACCACGCTGCTCGCAGATGCGCGTGCGTTCCGCCGCGCGGTCGACGAACTCGTCAATCCCTGGGCCGGCAACAAGATCGACAAGGTCGCCGGCATGGAAGCGCGCGGCTTCATCATCGGCGGCGCGGTGGCGCACCAGGTTTCGGCCGGTTTCGTGCCGATCCGGAAAAAAGGCAAGCTGCCACACACCACCGTGCGCATCGCTTACTCTCTCGAATACGGCATCGACGAGATGGAGATGCATGTCGACGCCATCCAGCCCGGCGAGCGCGTGATCCTGGTCGACGACCTCATCGCCACCGGCGGCACCGCGGAAGGCGCGGTGAAATTGCTGCGCCAGATCGGAGCCAATGTGGTCGCCGCCTGCTTCATCATCGACCTGCCGGACCTCGGCGGCGCCGCCAAGCTGCGCGCGATGGACGTGCCGGTGCGCACGCTGATGACGTTCGAGGGGCACTGAGCGGTCGCCGCTGGCGACGTTCAGATCGGCTCGGCCTTCAGCTCCGACAGCCAATGCAGCGTGCGCTCTTTGAGCAGCGCATTCCTGACATAGGCGGTCTCCTCATCCTCCAGACGCTCACATTCGCCAAACGTCAGGCCTGCCTCGCCATGCCTGTTCCAGGCAGCCTGGAGGCTACGGCAGGTGTGGCTACCCTGGCGCAGCGAGAACCAGATGCGGTTCTGGATTGTCTCGAGGTTTGGGGCTTGGCCGATCCGGGCCTCGCCCGAGGCCGCGCAGCGGACGACGTAGATGCCTGCAACGGTCTTCCGCTCCTTGTAGGCGGCGATCGCTGCTTTCCGGTCGATGGTCACGGTGAAGAGGCCTTGCTGAGGACGCTGGTGCGTCAACTCCGTAACCGCAGAGCCTCTCCGCGTCAATAATATCCGGGTAAAATATTCAGGACCGTTGCAGGATCAGGCTGAGCTCGAGCTCGCGGAAGGCGAGATAGTTCCGCCGGGTCCACTGGTGCAGCTCGGTCGAGGCATCCTTCTCCTGGCGCAGGTAGCCGGTGAAGGAGAAGTTCAGGCGGCCGATATAGGTCTTCAGGAACCCGGGCAGCGCGGGCAGTCGGAATACCCGTCCGGCAGCCATCGCGGCCGGTAGTTCACCGCGCACGATGTGCTCGTTGTCCACCGTGATCAGGTTGATCCGCGGGATCTGTTCGCGCAGCATCTCGTGGGCGCGGGCCGAGACGCGGTCGGTGTCGGCGACGAACAGGATCATCGGCGCGACGTGGCGACGCGCCGCCTCTTTCAACAGGCCGATCTCCTCCGTCATCTTGAAGAACTCGTCAAAGGCATGGAAGCCGAGGTCGATCACCTTGGCAACCCCGTCATCGACGATGACGCGATCCATCAGCTGCATCTTGCCATAGGTGTCGATCACGTCGGCGGTCTCCGTGATCTTCGGCAGATAGTCGAGCAGCGACGGCTCCTTCAGGTTGACGTCGAAGGCCACGACGTTGCCGTTCTTGAGCAGCAAAAATTCGCTCAAAAGCCGCGCCAGCAGGGTCTTGCCGACCTGCGGGCGGGGCGAGCAAATGATGTAGAGGGGCGTCGCGGACATCGATAGCTATATCAGTCGAACTCGGCGACCAATCCAGCCGTATCCGCCCGGCTTGCGCAACTATTTTTCGCTGTTGCGGGCCCCGGATTTCGTCGAGCCGACGATATCGGTCAGCCGGATCCGGTCGAACTCACTCCAGACGTTCGCAAGCCAGTGTCGGACATAGCCGCGCAGCACGAACGAGTAGTTCGCGGCCTCGTCGTTGATGCCCTTGTTGGCGACGAATTTCAGGAATGGGACGGAGGACACCTCGACCTGCTCATAGGCCATTTCGTTGAGCTTGGGGATGGTCAGCTCGGTCGCGTCCTTGATGCGGTTGAAATACGATTGGTAGGTCGCCTGATCCCACTGGAAGAACTGGGTATC containing:
- a CDS encoding DUF4375 domain-containing protein, with product MIVDGRLTKVVVSREALEAARDPQKAHYLTGAVVDYVSRIQHFGVYTRGELPAVAIQAYHADFYLAQVCNGGHSQFIGNTGLAMLPTTSGDALAGLEAMGASAQHQILQEMIAWVEAHPDEAALQTGFENRAAALSALDKRFYAVEREQPMIPLAARWIASWPELHAVAQEQYASEIERLAQLNPHLSHRRIWQSVRHISFQMTDDLQITVAAACGAVRPDPELKVMVLPGFDTDVEGQQCTAFGVRTNKGSRLCVFDEAGGRLYELATPPTIVGARLSTVGTDTIQNFLRIAEQNLAAEAIDLLLRKLSLDPAAVITALSVSDDRASWCAVTGETSVLVETFGDRAQVIGSDGELVLTVMRDAIERHAGDAAVGRASLQDRR
- a CDS encoding anthranilate synthase component I encodes the protein MNRTVFALPARSDYVTRARLAVTRVAEQFSGGANRLDDLVNLLDRRRGVVLSSGTTVPGRYESFDLGFSDPPLKLETTGVNFKLEALNARGEVLISFLADVLREPCVVISEKTPTRLAGHIIRGDAPIDEDQRTRRASVMSLVRDLVAAFSANDDGVLGLFGAFAYDLVFQIEDLVQKRARESDQRDIVLYVPDRLLAYDRATGRGVVLTYDFAWKGKSTAGLPHETAESPYLKTPRQGFADHAPGEYQATVETARAAFARGDLFEAVPGQLFAEPCDRSPAEVFQRLCVINPSPYGALMNLGEGEFLVSASPEMFVRSDGRRVETCPISGTIARGTDAIGDAEQIRQLLNSEKDEFELNMCTDVDRNDKARVCVPGTIKVLARRQIETYSKLFHTVDHVEGMLRPGFDALDAFLTHAWAVTVTGAPKLWAMQFVEDHERSPRRWYAGAIGAVNFDGSINTGLTIRTIRMKEGLAEVRVGATCLFDSDPAAEDRECQVKAAALFQALRGDPPKPLSAFAPDATGSGKRVLLIDHDDSFVHMLADYFRQVGADVTVVRHVHALDMLKQKRWDLLVLSPGPGRPEDFGIKKTIDAALENKLPVFGVCLGVQAIGEYFGGELGQLTHPAHGRPSRVQVRGGRLMRNLPNEIIIGRYHSLYVERDSMPEVLSVTASTEDGVAMALEHKTLPVAGVQFHPESLMSLSGEVGLRIVENAFRLDARAD
- a CDS encoding dienelactone hydrolase family protein, which encodes MGTAITFKRPDGKDASGYLANAARGNAPGVVVIQEWWGLSDQIKGLCDRFALAGFDALAPDLYKGKVVPYHDTDAAGKEMNSLDFMDATTQTVRGATQYLSRNGAKVGLTGFCLGGAVTIIGSVHVPELAAGVVFYGIPPEQAAKPADVKIPLQAHFANKDDWCTPELVNGFEKAMKAAGKSLELFRYDAEHAFVNEQRQAVHDREAAELAWGRATEFFRKHLG
- a CDS encoding adenine phosphoribosyltransferase, with the translated sequence MTFDHDLKASVRTIPDYPKPGILFRDITTLLADARAFRRAVDELVNPWAGNKIDKVAGMEARGFIIGGAVAHQVSAGFVPIRKKGKLPHTTVRIAYSLEYGIDEMEMHVDAIQPGERVILVDDLIATGGTAEGAVKLLRQIGANVVAACFIIDLPDLGGAAKLRAMDVPVRTLMTFEGH
- a CDS encoding GIY-YIG nuclease family protein, encoding MTIDRKAAIAAYKERKTVAGIYVVRCAASGEARIGQAPNLETIQNRIWFSLRQGSHTCRSLQAAWNRHGEAGLTFGECERLEDEETAYVRNALLKERTLHWLSELKAEPI